In Acinetobacter sp. TGL-Y2, a genomic segment contains:
- a CDS encoding LysE family translocator, translating into MFSPSTLILYIFTLGLAALIPGPGMTALLLKTLTSHYRNGLMMLLGLITGDLCYLMIALFGISTITNLLDGIFSLIFICCACAYLYYIAFKLWQTKADLLILSNIKNPSNEPKLFFLDYFNGLSLTLSNPKTITFYLAIVPSIFGSSFVISYSSLMIMITLTIVILLLVGGLYIFSAIKMKRFLSIKSNQQRLLKAIALILASLATYMLLNKIMHLN; encoded by the coding sequence ATGTTTAGTCCATCAACACTCATTTTATACATCTTCACTTTAGGTCTTGCAGCACTCATTCCAGGACCAGGAATGACAGCACTCCTCCTAAAAACACTGACCAGCCATTATAGAAACGGCTTGATGATGTTATTGGGTCTAATCACAGGTGACCTATGTTATTTAATGATTGCATTATTTGGTATCAGCACGATTACCAATCTACTCGATGGAATATTTTCTTTAATTTTCATCTGCTGTGCTTGTGCCTACTTATATTATATTGCGTTCAAATTATGGCAAACCAAAGCAGACTTGTTGATTTTATCAAATATAAAAAATCCATCAAACGAACCTAAATTATTTTTTTTAGATTATTTCAATGGATTAAGTTTGACCTTAAGTAATCCTAAAACCATCACTTTTTATCTTGCGATTGTTCCTAGCATCTTCGGTTCAAGTTTCGTCATCTCTTATTCCTCTCTGATGATTATGATCACTTTAACTATCGTTATTTTATTACTTGTTGGTGGTCTATATATTTTTTCAGCAATCAAAATGAAGCGTTTTTTAAGCATAAAAAGCAATCAGCAACGCTTATTAAAAGCGATTGCCCTGATATTAGCATCCTTAGCAACCTATATGCTTTTGAACAAAATTATGCATCTGAATTAA
- a CDS encoding acetyl-CoA C-acetyltransferase, producing the protein MSEAYIIDAIRTPRGKGKKDGSLYEVKPITLLTTLLNELQERHQLDTSKVDDIVLGCVTPIGDQGSDIAKTAAIAAGWNDDVAGVQINRFCASGLEAVNLAAQKVRSGWEDVVVAGGVESMSRIPMGSDGGPWALDPETNLKSTFVPQGIGADLIATLDGYTRADVDAFAANSQQKAAAAQTAGHFDKSIVPVKDKAGVVILDKDEFIKPTTTAEGLARLNPSFEMMGGMGFDAVALQKYPEAQKINHVHHAGNSSGIVDGAAVVLIASEKAVKEQGLKPRAKILSTALVGTDPTIMLTGPAPAARKALEKAGLTIDDIDLFEVNEAFAAVVMRFITELKVDPAKVNVNGGSIAMGHPLGATGAMILGILLDELERQGKKRGLATLCVGGGMGIATIIELV; encoded by the coding sequence ATGAGCGAGGCATATATCATTGACGCCATTCGCACACCACGCGGAAAAGGAAAAAAAGATGGTTCACTTTATGAAGTTAAACCCATCACTTTATTGACCACCCTGTTGAATGAATTACAAGAACGTCATCAGCTCGACACATCAAAGGTGGATGACATTGTGTTGGGCTGTGTTACTCCAATTGGTGACCAAGGCTCTGATATTGCAAAAACTGCCGCGATTGCTGCAGGTTGGAATGATGATGTTGCGGGTGTGCAAATTAACCGTTTTTGTGCTTCTGGTCTTGAAGCAGTCAACTTAGCTGCACAAAAAGTCCGCTCAGGTTGGGAAGATGTTGTGGTGGCGGGTGGCGTTGAATCCATGTCTCGTATTCCGATGGGTTCAGATGGTGGTCCTTGGGCGCTTGATCCTGAAACCAATTTAAAATCGACCTTTGTCCCACAAGGCATTGGTGCTGATTTAATTGCGACTTTAGATGGTTACACGCGTGCTGATGTCGATGCATTTGCTGCAAATTCACAACAAAAAGCAGCAGCAGCACAAACTGCCGGACATTTTGATAAATCCATCGTGCCTGTCAAAGACAAAGCTGGCGTTGTGATTTTAGACAAAGATGAATTTATTAAACCCACCACTACGGCTGAAGGTTTAGCTCGGCTTAATCCAAGTTTTGAAATGATGGGTGGTATGGGCTTCGATGCTGTTGCCTTACAGAAATATCCAGAAGCGCAAAAAATTAATCACGTACATCATGCTGGAAACTCATCAGGCATTGTCGATGGTGCTGCAGTGGTCTTGATTGCCTCTGAAAAAGCAGTTAAAGAGCAAGGTTTAAAACCACGTGCCAAAATTCTCTCAACTGCACTGGTGGGTACTGACCCCACGATTATGTTGACTGGCCCTGCGCCTGCTGCGCGTAAGGCTTTGGAGAAAGCAGGTCTCACCATTGATGACATTGATTTATTTGAAGTCAATGAAGCATTTGCTGCAGTCGTCATGCGTTTCATTACAGAACTTAAAGTTGACCCTGCAAAAGTCAACGTGAACGGTGGCTCGATTGCCATGGGGCATCCACTTGGCGCAACGGGTGCCATGATCTTGGGCATTTTGCTTGATGAACTGGAACGCCAAGGTAAAAAGCGTGGCTTGGCAACCTTATGTGTGGGTGGTGGTATGGGTATCGCGACCATTATTGAGTTGGTTTAA
- a CDS encoding IS630 transposase-related protein, protein MPKVYSVDLREKVMQFYEENNHKSYTCKTFKISRTTLDDWILLQNTTGELKQPKINAGRPTKIKDMDAFKHFIETTEFSQVKDLIPLFEQKFGYPILYSTLLKAIHRLGWTRKKRVFSISKPTK, encoded by the coding sequence ATGCCTAAAGTATATTCAGTGGATTTACGTGAAAAAGTCATGCAGTTTTATGAAGAAAATAATCACAAATCATATACATGTAAAACCTTTAAAATATCTAGAACCACTTTGGATGATTGGATTCTTCTTCAAAACACCACTGGAGAATTGAAACAGCCTAAAATCAATGCAGGTCGACCCACTAAAATCAAGGATATGGATGCTTTCAAACACTTTATTGAAACTACTGAATTTTCTCAAGTGAAAGATCTCATCCCTTTATTTGAACAAAAGTTTGGGTATCCAATCCTTTACTCAACCCTGTTAAAAGCCATTCATAGACTTGGTTGGACACGTAAAAAAAGAGTTTTCTCTATAAGCAAGCCGACAAAATAA
- a CDS encoding metal-dependent hydrolase, translated as MNAINHPSLDPVVRKNLDFRLDEVPRFWFDNDPFKSRLFDALSLTFPDGERYFIQCVRLFQNQIEDPELANRVKVFIQQEAQHGISHDKMNKILINQGMPIEKYIRQVNQRFKHALKRYPNTFNIAITASCEHLTALMATTFFSEKSTMQGAHPFIRGLFAWHSIEEMEHRDVAYDVMVDVAKTSNVVRYTALILVTIMMFGFTMQRTHGLLKQDGFTRIERVKMFKEGLKWLLGQKGILTVKKQDYLDWFDPKFHPSQHPIIQQYQVWVDTLNTTQDPIVAGEAFWQAAH; from the coding sequence ATGAATGCAATCAATCATCCTTCTTTAGATCCAGTCGTTCGTAAAAATCTAGATTTTCGCTTAGATGAAGTGCCTCGCTTCTGGTTCGATAATGATCCTTTTAAATCAAGACTCTTTGATGCGTTGAGTTTGACCTTTCCAGATGGCGAACGTTATTTCATTCAGTGTGTACGACTTTTTCAAAATCAAATCGAAGATCCTGAATTAGCGAATCGTGTGAAAGTTTTCATTCAACAAGAAGCACAACATGGCATTTCACATGACAAAATGAATAAAATTTTGATCAATCAAGGAATGCCTATTGAAAAATATATTCGACAGGTCAATCAACGTTTCAAACACGCCCTAAAACGGTATCCAAACACCTTTAATATTGCGATTACAGCATCATGCGAGCATTTGACAGCATTGATGGCGACCACATTTTTTAGCGAAAAAAGTACCATGCAGGGTGCACACCCCTTTATTCGCGGACTTTTTGCTTGGCATAGTATTGAGGAAATGGAGCACCGTGACGTTGCTTATGATGTGATGGTCGATGTTGCGAAAACTTCAAACGTAGTTCGGTATACCGCTCTGATTTTGGTTACGATCATGATGTTTGGTTTTACCATGCAACGAACTCATGGTTTATTAAAACAAGATGGATTTACTCGTATTGAAAGAGTCAAAATGTTTAAAGAAGGCTTGAAATGGTTACTTGGTCAAAAAGGCATACTGACCGTAAAAAAACAGGACTATTTAGATTGGTTTGATCCTAAATTTCACCCGAGTCAACATCCGATTATTCAACAATATCAAGTTTGGGTAGATACTTTAAATACAACACAAGATCCAATTGTCGCAGGTGAGGCTTTTTGGCAGGCAGCTCACTAA
- a CDS encoding metal-dependent hydrolase, translating to MNAFTQYTVEPVVRKNLNFKLEEIPRFWFGGDPFKTRMFDALSLTFPDGERYFIESVRLFRDKIKDPKLQLRVADFIRQEAQHGMAHDKMNQVMKDQGMPVDQFIQTLNKMFKFELTKRSPAYNIAMTAAAEHLTALMADTFYSHKETLQDAHPYVRALLAWHAIEEMEHRDVAFDVMKQVGEVPELTRKFALAFTTVLMLGFTTYRANIMLKHDGFDRLSRLKMTVKGLPWFVGSNGMLTKMRKPYAEWFKQDFHPSQHPIIAQYDVWLKTLAETNDPIQAGEAFWQAGK from the coding sequence ATGAATGCTTTCACCCAATACACTGTTGAACCCGTGGTTCGTAAAAATCTTAATTTTAAATTAGAGGAGATTCCGCGTTTTTGGTTTGGGGGTGATCCATTTAAAACCCGCATGTTTGATGCTTTAAGCCTGACTTTTCCAGACGGCGAGCGTTATTTTATTGAGTCGGTACGTTTATTTAGAGACAAAATTAAAGATCCGAAACTACAACTGCGCGTGGCTGATTTTATTCGTCAAGAAGCCCAGCACGGTATGGCGCATGACAAAATGAATCAAGTGATGAAAGATCAAGGCATGCCTGTTGATCAATTCATTCAAACATTGAACAAAATGTTTAAATTCGAGCTGACTAAACGCTCTCCTGCTTATAACATTGCAATGACGGCTGCCGCAGAACATTTAACGGCATTGATGGCAGATACTTTTTACAGTCATAAAGAAACGTTGCAGGATGCTCATCCCTATGTTCGTGCATTATTGGCTTGGCATGCGATTGAAGAAATGGAACATCGTGATGTTGCTTTTGATGTAATGAAACAAGTTGGTGAAGTTCCCGAACTTACCCGAAAATTTGCCTTAGCATTCACCACGGTATTGATGCTTGGATTTACCACATATCGTGCCAATATCATGCTCAAGCATGATGGTTTTGACCGTTTATCTAGACTGAAAATGACCGTTAAAGGTCTGCCTTGGTTTGTCGGAAGCAATGGTATGCTCACCAAAATGCGTAAACCTTATGCTGAATGGTTTAAGCAAGATTTTCATCCCAGCCAGCATCCGATTATTGCCCAATATGATGTTTGGTTAAAAACACTGGCGGAAACCAATGATCCTATCCAAGCGGGTGAAGCGTTTTGGCAAGCAGGTAAATAA
- a CDS encoding CaiB/BaiF CoA transferase family protein, with amino-acid sequence MTAALKGLRVLDFSTLLPGPFATLYLADLGAEVVHIESPTRPDLVRMLPPYANGQATSHSYLNRNKQSVTLDLKDPKSIEAVKQKISDYDVVIEQFRPGVMQRLGLDYQTLAEINPRLIYCSITGYGQTSAYKDKAGHDINYVALSGIAGHSGRAESGPPPMGIQIADVAGGSLHAVIGVLTAVIERQQSGLGQYIDISMTDCVVGLNNMAAAAVLAGSQKQQPEQEHLNGGTFYDYYATLDGRYISIGSLEPQFMTGLATTLELPILIQKGTSFDAEDRQAVKEAIGQKIKSKTWDEWKTIFSSLDVCVEPVMHLDEALNSDLAQQRGWVVDVPLKPNSTETERQLACPIKFSRSQASYHYIGQELGEGKW; translated from the coding sequence ATGACAGCAGCACTCAAAGGATTAAGAGTTCTTGATTTTTCAACCTTACTGCCTGGACCTTTTGCAACCTTATATCTGGCAGATTTAGGTGCAGAGGTAGTTCATATTGAATCGCCAACACGACCTGATTTGGTTCGAATGTTACCGCCTTATGCCAATGGTCAGGCTACCTCTCATAGTTATTTAAACCGTAATAAACAATCAGTTACACTGGATTTAAAAGACCCCAAAAGTATTGAAGCGGTCAAACAAAAAATTTCTGATTATGATGTGGTCATTGAACAGTTTCGTCCAGGGGTAATGCAACGCTTGGGATTGGACTATCAAACCTTGGCCGAGATCAATCCCCGCTTAATTTATTGTTCCATTACGGGTTATGGTCAAACGAGTGCCTATAAAGATAAGGCCGGACATGACATTAATTATGTGGCGTTATCTGGCATTGCGGGTCATTCAGGTCGTGCAGAGAGTGGTCCGCCGCCTATGGGAATTCAAATTGCAGACGTGGCAGGTGGTTCTCTGCATGCCGTGATTGGGGTTTTAACTGCGGTGATCGAGCGCCAGCAAAGTGGTCTAGGTCAGTATATTGATATTTCTATGACCGATTGTGTGGTTGGCTTAAACAATATGGCAGCAGCGGCAGTGCTTGCGGGTTCACAAAAACAGCAGCCTGAGCAAGAGCATTTAAATGGCGGCACTTTTTATGACTACTATGCAACGCTTGATGGTCGTTATATCTCCATTGGTAGTTTAGAACCGCAGTTTATGACAGGCCTTGCAACCACACTCGAATTGCCGATACTTATACAAAAAGGCACGTCTTTTGATGCTGAAGACCGTCAGGCGGTGAAAGAGGCAATAGGGCAAAAAATTAAAAGTAAAACCTGGGACGAATGGAAAACCATTTTCTCATCTCTGGATGTGTGTGTGGAACCGGTTATGCATTTAGATGAAGCACTGAATTCTGATCTGGCTCAGCAGCGTGGTTGGGTGGTCGATGTCCCATTAAAACCAAATTCGACCGAAACAGAACGACAACTGGCCTGTCCGATTAAGTTCTCCAGATCACAAGCGAGCTACCATTATATTGGTCAAGAACTAGGTGAGGGAAAGTGGTAA
- a CDS encoding IS630 family transposase, translating into MTRAVFNWFLPQWKEAFGEDQILYIDESGINTTDTAQYGWSKLGSRCAALKLGGHGKRLSIISAVRSNSAYQFLYPLIFQGSCDRAMFTGWLRYLLENLTKDNQDKTKRHLLILDNASIHKNGDIKKLAKDFNCRIMYLPAYSPDLNPIEKAWSVLKSKVKSIAVRFDKNIEEALDLGLKAM; encoded by the coding sequence ATAACAAGGGCTGTATTCAACTGGTTTCTTCCGCAATGGAAAGAGGCGTTTGGGGAAGATCAGATTCTTTATATTGATGAGTCTGGGATAAACACCACAGATACAGCGCAATATGGTTGGTCTAAACTAGGCAGTCGTTGCGCTGCTTTAAAATTGGGTGGTCATGGTAAAAGATTAAGTATCATCAGTGCTGTGAGGTCTAATTCAGCGTATCAGTTCCTTTACCCTTTGATTTTTCAAGGTTCATGCGATCGAGCAATGTTCACGGGATGGTTGAGATATCTACTTGAAAATTTAACCAAAGATAATCAAGATAAGACCAAAAGACATCTGCTGATTCTAGATAACGCTTCGATTCATAAGAACGGAGATATCAAAAAACTAGCCAAAGACTTTAACTGTAGAATCATGTACTTGCCTGCTTACAGTCCAGATTTAAATCCAATTGAAAAAGCATGGTCAGTGCTAAAATCCAAAGTTAAAAGTATCGCTGTCCGTTTTGACAAAAACATAGAAGAAGCGCTCGATTTAGGCTTGAAGGCAATGTAG
- a CDS encoding Lrp/AsnC family transcriptional regulator, which yields MKIDRVDEKILKVLQQDSRTTNLQLSEHIGVSASPCWRRVKRLEDEKIIKGYGVLLDRRKLGLGVMVFIRVSIDSHSEAEAKKFEEKVLELENVVACYSIGGDADFLLQVVSQDLDTYADFSMSTIRRLPGIKEMQSMFILKEIKPFKGFPIGKTFN from the coding sequence ATGAAAATAGACCGCGTTGATGAGAAAATTTTAAAAGTTTTACAGCAAGATTCTAGAACGACCAACCTACAGTTGTCTGAACACATTGGTGTATCTGCATCACCGTGTTGGCGACGAGTAAAGCGTTTGGAAGACGAAAAAATCATTAAAGGTTATGGTGTTTTATTGGATCGAAGAAAACTCGGCTTAGGGGTCATGGTTTTTATTCGAGTCTCTATAGATAGTCATAGCGAAGCAGAAGCTAAAAAATTTGAAGAAAAAGTATTGGAGCTTGAAAATGTAGTGGCTTGTTACAGTATTGGAGGAGATGCAGATTTTCTATTACAGGTGGTATCCCAAGATTTAGATACGTATGCAGATTTTTCAATGTCAACGATTCGACGTTTACCAGGCATTAAGGAAATGCAAAGTATGTTTATTCTCAAAGAAATTAAACCCTTTAAAGGGTTTCCTATTGGCAAAACATTTAATTAA
- a CDS encoding 3-hydroxyacyl-CoA dehydrogenase NAD-binding domain-containing protein — translation MSAIQFEKNADGIVILTLDSPNQSANTMNGDFRVALEDTVAKLKAESGITGIIFKSAKKTFFAGGDLDELIQAQPEHATEFFGMIQKMKAEFRYIETLGVPVVAALNGTALGGGWEIALGCHYRIALNDPKAKFGLPEVTLGLLPGGGGIVRMVRLLGLQNAFPFLMEGKQFGVDKAKSLGLIHDTAESNEELFEKAIAWVKANPPSIKASQQPFDVKGYKIPGGTPSSPQVAQVLAIAPAMLRDKTKGCYPAPEAIMSAAVEGAQVDVDTALTIESRYFTYLATGQISKNMIGTFWHGLNAIKSGASRPQNVEKWQATKLGVLGAGMMGAGIAYSSAIKGIQVVLKDVSQEAADKGKAYSQKLLDKRVSQGRMTAEKRDQVLSLITATASSEDLKGCDLIIEAVFENQELKAKVTQEAEKHLIAGGVMASNTSTLPISGLAQASQNAKNFIGLHFFSPVDKMQLVEIIKGKETSAETLAKAYDYVQQIGKTPIVVNDSRGFFTSRVFGTFVQEGLRLLSEGVHPAKIEMAALKAGMPIGPLAIQDEVSLTLSEHVTSETRKALQAEGKDLPRSGADEVIETMIHQFNRKGKAAGSGFYDYPQDGKKHLWDGLTHWKKDNDISEQEIIDRFLFVQSLDTLRCLEEGVLESVVDGNIGSIFGIGFAPWTGGALQFLNQYGLSKAVTRAQALEAKYGERFKAPQLLLDKAKSGEKI, via the coding sequence ATGAGTGCAATTCAATTTGAAAAAAATGCTGATGGCATTGTGATTCTGACCTTAGATTCTCCAAACCAATCTGCCAACACCATGAACGGCGATTTTCGTGTGGCTTTAGAAGACACTGTTGCCAAACTCAAAGCTGAGTCGGGTATTACAGGGATTATTTTTAAATCTGCGAAAAAAACGTTTTTTGCTGGCGGTGATCTAGATGAGCTGATTCAAGCACAACCTGAACATGCAACTGAATTTTTTGGCATGATTCAAAAGATGAAAGCTGAGTTTCGCTATATCGAAACCTTAGGCGTGCCTGTCGTTGCAGCCTTAAACGGTACCGCACTCGGTGGTGGTTGGGAAATTGCCTTAGGCTGTCATTACCGTATTGCATTAAATGATCCAAAAGCAAAATTTGGTTTGCCTGAAGTCACTTTAGGTTTGCTGCCAGGTGGCGGCGGGATCGTGCGCATGGTTCGCTTGCTGGGTTTACAAAATGCCTTCCCATTTTTAATGGAAGGCAAACAGTTTGGCGTGGATAAAGCGAAGTCATTGGGTTTAATTCATGACACTGCCGAATCAAATGAAGAACTGTTTGAAAAAGCGATCGCTTGGGTCAAAGCTAATCCCCCATCTATAAAAGCCTCACAACAACCCTTTGATGTAAAAGGTTATAAAATTCCGGGCGGCACGCCTTCTTCACCACAAGTGGCGCAAGTCCTTGCGATTGCTCCAGCTATGCTGCGAGATAAAACCAAAGGTTGTTACCCTGCCCCTGAAGCCATTATGTCAGCTGCGGTGGAAGGTGCTCAGGTCGATGTAGATACAGCACTGACCATTGAATCACGTTACTTTACTTATCTTGCAACAGGTCAGATTTCTAAAAATATGATCGGTACGTTTTGGCATGGACTCAATGCGATTAAATCAGGTGCAAGCCGTCCGCAAAATGTAGAAAAGTGGCAAGCGACTAAATTAGGTGTTTTGGGTGCAGGCATGATGGGCGCAGGCATTGCGTACTCAAGCGCGATCAAAGGCATTCAAGTGGTACTCAAAGATGTGTCACAGGAAGCTGCGGATAAAGGCAAAGCTTATAGCCAAAAATTGCTGGACAAACGTGTTTCTCAAGGTCGTATGACCGCAGAAAAGCGTGACCAAGTTTTAAGTCTGATTACCGCTACAGCGTCGAGTGAAGATTTAAAAGGCTGTGATCTCATTATTGAAGCCGTCTTTGAAAATCAGGAACTCAAAGCCAAAGTCACCCAAGAGGCTGAAAAACACTTGATTGCTGGCGGTGTCATGGCATCGAATACCTCGACTTTGCCGATTTCTGGTTTAGCGCAAGCAAGTCAAAATGCGAAAAACTTTATTGGTCTGCATTTCTTTAGTCCTGTGGACAAAATGCAATTGGTTGAAATCATTAAAGGCAAAGAAACTTCTGCTGAAACATTGGCCAAAGCCTATGACTACGTGCAGCAAATTGGCAAAACCCCGATTGTAGTGAATGACAGCCGTGGCTTCTTTACCAGTCGAGTCTTTGGTACTTTCGTTCAAGAAGGCTTACGTTTACTGTCAGAAGGCGTTCATCCTGCCAAAATCGAAATGGCAGCGCTTAAAGCAGGTATGCCAATTGGGCCACTGGCGATTCAAGATGAAGTTTCTTTAACCTTATCTGAGCATGTTACAAGTGAAACACGTAAGGCCCTACAGGCTGAAGGCAAAGACTTACCTCGCTCAGGTGCAGATGAAGTGATTGAAACCATGATTCATCAGTTTAACCGTAAAGGCAAAGCTGCTGGGTCAGGCTTCTATGACTATCCTCAAGATGGTAAAAAGCATTTATGGGACGGTTTAACGCACTGGAAAAAAGACAACGATATCTCTGAACAAGAAATCATTGACCGTTTCTTGTTTGTGCAGTCTCTAGACACCCTACGCTGTCTTGAGGAAGGTGTGCTTGAATCAGTGGTCGATGGGAATATCGGATCAATTTTTGGTATTGGTTTTGCACCTTGGACTGGCGGTGCTTTACAGTTCTTAAATCAATATGGATTAAGCAAAGCGGTGACACGCGCGCAAGCTTTAGAAGCCAAATATGGTGAGCGTTTTAAAGCACCTCAGCTTTTATTAGATAAAGCCAAGTCAGGCGAAAAAATTTAA
- a CDS encoding cold-shock protein, which produces MSNSAVVKGTVKWFNETKGFGFIQQENGPDVFAHFSEIASSGFKTLIEGQQVEFSVAQGQKGPNAVNIVAV; this is translated from the coding sequence ATGTCAAATTCAGCTGTTGTTAAAGGTACTGTTAAATGGTTCAACGAAACTAAAGGTTTCGGTTTCATTCAACAAGAAAATGGTCCTGACGTTTTTGCTCATTTCAGCGAAATCGCAAGCTCTGGTTTCAAAACATTGATCGAAGGTCAGCAAGTTGAATTCAGCGTTGCTCAAGGCCAAAAAGGTCCAAATGCTGTAAACATCGTTGCAGTTTAA
- a CDS encoding AraC family transcriptional regulator yields the protein MSRDTISIHFVNAALTGVKRLGMDVDTLLSHVGIEAELLRQPKARISPEQYTRFVKMLWMVTQDEHVGFDIQPRRLGTFAIMSQLIIHAKTLGEALELSSQFYKLFGDEWSVSLERDKHEARLVPIIPRSMDPDHFITESMLMIWHGLASWLIERRIPLERVHFAYPRPQHADEYDALFFAPVIQFDSARTEITFAADYLDLPIRQDENTLEEFLKGAPAKLLVKFKNTNSLTSRIREVLKSQIGEEMPTLNDVAAMLYLSPQTLRRRLAAEGKSYQGVKDALRRDAAIHLLLNPSLTLEDVAQQVGFSETSTFHRAFKKWTGVTPGLYRQLHGYH from the coding sequence ATGAGCCGCGATACGATTAGTATCCATTTCGTGAATGCTGCCCTCACCGGCGTCAAACGTCTAGGGATGGATGTTGATACTTTGCTTTCGCACGTCGGAATCGAAGCTGAACTCCTTCGTCAACCTAAAGCACGTATCTCTCCAGAGCAATACACCCGGTTTGTCAAAATGTTATGGATGGTCACCCAAGACGAACACGTTGGATTTGATATCCAGCCCCGTCGTCTAGGGACGTTTGCCATCATGAGTCAGCTCATCATCCATGCTAAAACGCTGGGTGAAGCCTTAGAGCTTTCTTCGCAATTTTACAAATTGTTTGGCGATGAATGGTCGGTGAGTTTAGAGCGTGATAAACATGAAGCACGCTTGGTTCCGATTATTCCAAGAAGCATGGATCCAGATCATTTCATTACTGAAAGTATGCTGATGATTTGGCATGGCTTGGCATCTTGGTTAATTGAACGCCGTATTCCATTAGAACGCGTGCATTTCGCTTATCCACGTCCGCAACATGCAGATGAATACGATGCCCTATTCTTTGCACCCGTGATTCAATTTGATTCAGCGCGAACAGAAATCACCTTTGCAGCAGATTATTTAGATCTACCGATTCGCCAAGATGAGAATACCCTTGAGGAATTTTTAAAAGGCGCACCTGCCAAGCTGTTGGTGAAATTCAAAAATACCAATTCTCTTACCTCACGTATTCGTGAAGTCTTAAAGAGTCAGATTGGTGAAGAAATGCCGACCTTGAATGATGTAGCGGCAATGCTATATTTATCACCGCAAACCTTACGTCGTCGCTTGGCTGCCGAAGGTAAGAGCTATCAGGGTGTAAAAGATGCGCTACGTCGTGATGCTGCGATTCATTTATTGCTTAATCCTTCTTTGACTTTAGAAGACGTGGCACAGCAAGTCGGTTTTAGTGAAACCAGTACATTCCACCGTGCATTTAAAAAATGGACTGGGGTGACTCCGGGTCTGTATCGCCAACTGCATGGTTATCATTAA
- a CDS encoding DUF2804 domain-containing protein, translating into MDLIQANGQPRYGRFSEPPSAITVERYIYKTPYGKPLNGWRKKLKYKKFKFCSIQHEHYSIGIAIVDIAWAGHGFIYIYDHQTQQVLEWNAINVMAHHTVLDEQPLYNHSHFHSSPFSLDIQHANGVRYISVKKHGEEKLKARIFCAGTDSLSMCSPTGINGWTYTQKLSTLTVEGFFMNKENEKNEFNERSFASLDDTCGFLRPETAWFWLSCNFWDKQGNRIGLNLASGVNESFGNENCLWINGHLFGLSDVLFEMQSEQVWSIRSLDEKLNLTVNTGWRRYENLNLRMVCSQFSQWQSKITGQIETEDQGIVHFDQQYGLLEQHYAKW; encoded by the coding sequence ATGGATTTGATACAAGCAAATGGACAGCCACGTTATGGCCGCTTTAGTGAGCCACCCAGTGCAATTACGGTTGAACGTTATATTTATAAAACGCCTTATGGCAAACCCTTAAATGGTTGGCGAAAAAAACTAAAATATAAGAAATTTAAATTTTGCAGCATTCAGCATGAGCACTATAGCATTGGCATTGCTATAGTCGATATTGCATGGGCGGGACATGGCTTTATTTATATTTATGATCATCAAACCCAGCAAGTGTTGGAGTGGAATGCCATTAATGTCATGGCACATCATACCGTTTTGGATGAACAGCCGCTCTATAACCACAGTCATTTTCACAGTTCGCCTTTTAGTTTGGATATTCAACATGCCAATGGTGTGCGCTATATTAGTGTCAAAAAACATGGTGAAGAAAAGCTAAAAGCACGTATTTTTTGTGCTGGAACGGATTCCTTAAGTATGTGTAGTCCGACGGGTATTAATGGTTGGACTTATACCCAAAAGCTGAGCACCTTGACGGTGGAAGGCTTTTTCATGAACAAAGAAAATGAAAAAAATGAATTTAACGAACGCAGTTTTGCATCGCTTGATGACACCTGTGGTTTTTTAAGACCTGAAACAGCGTGGTTTTGGTTGTCGTGTAACTTTTGGGATAAACAAGGCAATCGTATCGGATTGAATCTAGCCTCTGGCGTCAATGAAAGTTTTGGCAATGAGAACTGTCTTTGGATCAATGGGCATTTGTTTGGACTGTCGGATGTATTATTTGAAATGCAAAGTGAGCAGGTCTGGAGCATTCGTTCGCTGGATGAAAAGCTTAATCTGACTGTAAACACCGGTTGGCGACGCTATGAAAACCTAAATTTGCGTATGGTCTGTAGTCAATTTAGTCAATGGCAATCCAAAATTACAGGGCAGATTGAAACAGAAGATCAGGGTATTGTTCATTTTGATCAACAATATGGATTGCTTGAGCAACACTACGCGAAGTGGTGA